A part of Streptomyces sp. NBC_01451 genomic DNA contains:
- a CDS encoding ArsR/SmtB family transcription factor yields the protein MTTAAPAPSGRDLPHPVREGIRLEGVLHALSDPMRLQVVRELAATGDELSCSHFVLPVTKSTTTHHFRVLRESGVIRQVYRGTAKMNGLRRDDLDDLFPGLLDSVLSAAARQADRLGGVTAVD from the coding sequence GTGACCACCGCAGCCCCCGCCCCCAGTGGCCGCGACCTGCCGCACCCGGTGCGCGAGGGGATCCGGCTGGAGGGTGTGCTGCACGCGCTCTCCGACCCGATGCGGCTCCAGGTCGTGCGAGAGCTCGCCGCCACCGGCGACGAGCTCTCCTGTTCGCACTTCGTGCTGCCGGTCACCAAGTCCACGACCACGCACCACTTCCGCGTGCTGCGCGAGAGCGGTGTGATCCGGCAGGTCTACCGGGGCACGGCCAAGATGAACGGCCTGCGCCGGGACGACCTAGACGACCTCTTCCCGGGACTTCTCGACAGCGTCCTGTCCGCCGCCGCCCGCCAGGCCGACCGCCTCGGCGGTGTCACCGCCGTCGACTGA
- a CDS encoding nucleobase:cation symporter-2 family protein, whose protein sequence is MATVSPPPVHPVDEVPPVSRLAAFGLQHVLAMYAGAVAVPLIVGGAMKLSPADLAYLITADLLVCGIATLIQCVGFWRFGVRLPIMQGCTFAAVSPMVLIGTTGGGLPAIYGSVIVAGLAIVLLAPVFGRLLRFFPPLVTGTVILVIGLSLLPVAGNWAAGGVGSAEFGEPKNLALAAFVLAVVLGVQRFAPAFLSRIAVLIGIVVGLAVAIPFGFTDFDGVGDADWAGISTPFHFGAPTFEASAIISMLVVALVTMTETTGDLIAVGEMTGRKVEPRSLADGLRADGLSTALGGVFNTFPYTAYAQNVGLVGMTRVRSRWVVATAGGILVLLGLLPKLGAVVAAVPAPVLGGAGLVMFGTVAASGLRTLAGVDFKDNHNLTVVAVSVAVGMLPVGVPTVYAKFPDWFQTVMNSGISAGCLTAIVLNLLFNHLAGKGSSVDGGDTAEAVGLAGGGGQDAVEKSREEVV, encoded by the coding sequence ATGGCCACCGTCTCACCCCCACCCGTGCATCCCGTCGACGAAGTCCCGCCCGTAAGCCGGCTCGCCGCCTTCGGCCTTCAGCACGTGCTCGCGATGTACGCGGGGGCCGTGGCCGTGCCCCTGATCGTCGGCGGCGCGATGAAGCTGTCGCCGGCCGACCTGGCGTATCTGATCACCGCGGATCTGCTGGTGTGCGGGATCGCGACGCTCATCCAGTGCGTGGGCTTCTGGCGCTTCGGCGTCCGGCTGCCGATCATGCAGGGCTGTACCTTCGCGGCGGTGTCGCCGATGGTCCTCATCGGTACGACGGGCGGCGGACTCCCCGCGATCTACGGCTCGGTGATCGTCGCGGGGCTCGCGATCGTGCTGCTCGCGCCGGTCTTCGGACGGCTGCTGCGGTTCTTCCCGCCTCTCGTGACCGGCACCGTGATCCTGGTCATCGGCCTGTCACTGCTGCCGGTGGCGGGCAACTGGGCGGCGGGCGGGGTGGGCTCGGCGGAGTTCGGCGAACCGAAGAACCTGGCGCTTGCCGCCTTCGTACTGGCGGTGGTGCTCGGTGTGCAGCGGTTCGCGCCCGCGTTCCTGAGCCGGATCGCGGTGCTGATCGGCATCGTGGTGGGGCTGGCCGTGGCGATTCCCTTCGGCTTCACGGACTTCGACGGGGTCGGGGACGCCGACTGGGCCGGCATCAGCACGCCGTTCCACTTCGGGGCGCCCACCTTCGAGGCGTCGGCGATCATCTCCATGCTGGTGGTGGCGCTGGTGACGATGACCGAGACGACCGGTGACCTGATCGCGGTGGGTGAGATGACCGGCCGGAAGGTCGAGCCCCGCTCCCTCGCCGACGGACTGCGGGCCGACGGTCTCTCCACCGCCCTCGGCGGCGTCTTCAACACCTTCCCGTACACGGCGTACGCGCAGAACGTGGGCCTCGTCGGGATGACGCGGGTGCGCAGCCGCTGGGTCGTGGCGACCGCCGGCGGCATCCTCGTACTGCTCGGTCTGCTGCCCAAGCTGGGCGCGGTGGTCGCGGCCGTACCGGCGCCGGTGCTGGGCGGCGCGGGCCTGGTGATGTTCGGGACCGTCGCCGCGAGCGGGCTGCGCACACTGGCCGGGGTCGACTTCAAGGACAACCACAACCTGACGGTCGTGGCCGTCTCGGTGGCCGTGGGCATGCTGCCGGTCGGCGTGCCCACGGTGTACGCGAAGTTCCCGGACTGGTTCCAGACGGTGATGAACAGCGGCATCAGCGCGGGCTGCCTGACGGCGATCGTCCTGAACCTGCTGTTCAACCACCTTGCGGGTAAGGGTAGTTCAGTCGACGGCGGTGACACCGCCGAGGCGGTCGGCCTGGCGGGCGGCGGCGGACAGGACGCTGTCGAGAAGTCCCGGGAAGAGGTCGTCTAG
- a CDS encoding FAD-dependent oxidoreductase has product MLRVAVVGSGPSGVYTAQSLVQQHPEVLVDVLDRLPAPYGLVRYGVAPDHEKIKSLQNNLRTVLEHGRVRFLGGVRIGCGPGELPGSLLRELYHAVVYCVGAATDRHLGIPGEELPGSWSATQFVSWYSAHPDAVDDGFVHGARSAVVIGVGNVAVDVARMLARGPAELSPTDIPQAALTALAASRVTDIHMVGRRGPSQARFTTKELRELGSLPDTQVVVDETELALDPAYADPSALPPAQRRNVEALRGWAAAPPTVAARRILLRFFRRPVELLAAGGRVGAVRFERTVPDGNGGVTGTGRYEDIEAQLVLRSVGYRGVALDGLPFDAAHGTVPHLAGRVLRDGRPSPGEYVAGWIKRGPTGVIGTNRPCAKETAASLLADATELVRQDRPRDPLTALRAEGFRPVEWAGWQAIERAEAELGAALGRSVVKLPDWRSLLAAARGTDV; this is encoded by the coding sequence GTGTTGCGTGTCGCCGTCGTGGGTTCGGGTCCGAGCGGGGTCTACACCGCACAGAGCCTGGTCCAGCAGCATCCGGAGGTACTGGTCGACGTCCTCGACCGGCTGCCGGCGCCGTACGGACTGGTGCGGTACGGCGTGGCGCCGGACCACGAGAAGATCAAGTCGCTGCAGAACAACCTGCGCACGGTCCTGGAGCACGGCCGGGTGCGTTTCCTGGGCGGCGTCCGGATCGGCTGCGGCCCCGGTGAGCTGCCTGGCTCCCTGCTGCGCGAGCTGTACCACGCGGTGGTGTACTGCGTGGGCGCAGCCACCGACCGCCATCTGGGGATTCCCGGCGAGGAGCTGCCCGGCAGCTGGTCGGCGACACAGTTCGTGTCCTGGTACAGCGCCCACCCGGACGCCGTCGACGACGGCTTCGTCCACGGGGCGCGATCCGCCGTGGTCATCGGCGTCGGGAACGTGGCGGTGGACGTGGCCCGGATGCTGGCGCGCGGCCCGGCCGAGCTGAGCCCGACCGACATCCCGCAGGCGGCGCTCACCGCGCTGGCCGCGAGCCGGGTGACCGACATCCACATGGTGGGCCGGCGCGGCCCCTCGCAGGCTCGCTTCACGACCAAGGAGCTGCGGGAGCTGGGCTCCCTGCCGGACACCCAGGTCGTCGTGGACGAGACCGAGTTGGCGCTCGATCCGGCGTACGCCGACCCGTCGGCCCTGCCTCCCGCGCAGCGCCGCAACGTGGAGGCACTGCGCGGCTGGGCCGCCGCGCCTCCCACGGTGGCGGCCCGCCGCATCCTGCTGCGCTTCTTCCGCCGTCCGGTCGAGCTGCTCGCCGCCGGGGGCCGCGTGGGTGCGGTGCGTTTCGAGCGGACGGTGCCGGACGGGAACGGCGGCGTCACCGGCACGGGCCGGTACGAGGACATCGAGGCGCAGCTCGTCCTCCGCTCCGTCGGCTATCGCGGGGTGGCGCTCGACGGGCTGCCGTTCGACGCGGCCCACGGCACCGTGCCGCATCTCGCGGGCCGCGTCCTGCGCGACGGCCGCCCCTCCCCGGGCGAGTACGTGGCCGGCTGGATCAAGCGCGGCCCGACCGGCGTCATCGGCACCAACCGCCCCTGCGCCAAGGAGACGGCGGCCTCCCTGCTGGCGGACGCCACCGAACTCGTACGGCAGGACAGGCCCCGGGACCCGCTGACCGCACTGCGCGCGGAGGGGTTCCGGCCGGTCGAGTGGGCGGGCTGGCAGGCGATCGAGCGAGCCGAGGCGGAACTGGGCGCCGCGCTGGGCCGGAGCGTCGTGAAGCTGCCCGACTGGCGGTCACTGCTGGCGGCGGCACGGGGCACGGACGTCTGA
- a CDS encoding DUF6214 family protein, with the protein MSVRPAWEVQENEGSATTAWFDVRLAFTDGACVDVLAVVREAGVSIEDVRAQPALSLDDLAALADWIEGPLFEACGDGSTTGGAAGESEMCLRPRRARPAWPRGIEGRWLVAEEYRAAQEEGADPVLAVMCATGHSRRRSLRLIAQARDAGFLTPRHARR; encoded by the coding sequence GTGTCCGTGCGGCCCGCGTGGGAAGTGCAGGAGAACGAGGGCTCGGCGACGACGGCATGGTTCGACGTCCGGCTCGCCTTCACCGACGGCGCCTGCGTCGACGTACTCGCCGTGGTCCGGGAGGCGGGCGTCTCCATCGAGGACGTACGGGCGCAGCCGGCGCTGTCGCTCGACGATCTGGCGGCGCTGGCGGACTGGATCGAGGGACCGCTGTTCGAGGCGTGCGGCGACGGCTCCACGACGGGCGGGGCGGCCGGGGAGTCCGAGATGTGCCTGCGGCCCCGTCGTGCCCGGCCCGCCTGGCCGCGTGGCATCGAGGGGCGGTGGCTGGTCGCGGAGGAGTACCGCGCGGCCCAGGAGGAGGGCGCCGACCCGGTTCTCGCCGTGATGTGTGCGACCGGGCACAGCCGGCGCCGGTCCCTCAGACTGATCGCGCAGGCGCGTGACGCGGGGTTCCTGACGCCTCGTCATGCCCGGCGCTGA
- a CDS encoding DUF305 domain-containing protein, which produces MPVRRASRTFRPVLAALALTLALGACDSDSSPDADAGSAQATGSSVIAPGLPGEAARTLSPEEAKAQLPDDSPNSADISYARRMIEHHAQAIEITELVPKRAESRPVKLLAERIAAAQGPEIAAMQGWLEDNGSDDKPTGHDHEAMPGMATETQLATLRAAKGKAFDELFLTLMITHHEGAVTMATEVKGQGNNVRIEEMADDVIAQQTTEINRMRGM; this is translated from the coding sequence GTGCCCGTCCGTCGCGCGTCCCGTACCTTTCGCCCGGTCCTGGCCGCGCTCGCGCTCACCCTCGCGCTCGGTGCCTGCGACTCGGACTCGTCACCGGACGCGGACGCCGGGTCCGCGCAGGCGACCGGGTCGTCGGTGATCGCGCCCGGCCTGCCCGGCGAGGCGGCCCGGACGCTCTCCCCGGAGGAGGCGAAAGCACAACTGCCGGACGACTCACCCAACTCGGCGGACATCTCGTACGCCCGCAGGATGATCGAGCACCACGCGCAGGCGATCGAGATCACCGAACTCGTGCCGAAACGCGCCGAGTCGAGACCCGTGAAGCTGCTGGCCGAGCGCATCGCCGCCGCCCAGGGTCCCGAAATCGCCGCGATGCAGGGCTGGTTGGAGGACAACGGCAGCGACGACAAGCCCACCGGGCACGACCACGAGGCGATGCCCGGCATGGCGACCGAGACCCAGCTCGCCACGTTGCGCGCGGCGAAGGGCAAGGCGTTCGACGAACTCTTCCTGACATTGATGATCACGCACCACGAGGGGGCCGTCACCATGGCCACCGAGGTGAAGGGGCAGGGCAACAACGTCCGGATCGAGGAGATGGCCGACGACGTGATCGCGCAGCAGACGACCGAGATCAACAGGATGCGCGGAATGTAG
- a CDS encoding LVIVD repeat-containing protein, with product MTLLKDPRTRHRRLGVAAAAAGLLATLLTAGPAAATPDPGDGPTVPEKISKSVRTQVEEALAEGEIPGVDEIVHSDNITHLTNIPKDALPGTNSDLAFQGKYAFSGNYDGFRVFDISNPKAPKTVAQVLCPGGQNDISVSGNLLFLSTDSSRSDSSCNSVSQPATEKSSWEGMKIFDITDKANPKYVAAVETACGSHTHTLVPERKNVYVYVSSYSPSAAFPDCQPPHDGISIIKVPRNAPEKAAVVGFPVLFPGEGPDGGGNPGSPTNPGVSKTTGCHDITVLPSKDLAAGACMGDGILFSIKDPEHPKVIDQVQDNVNFAFWHSATFNQKADKVVFTDELGGGGAATCNAQIGPNRGADGIYDIVGKGDKRKLVFKSYFKIPRYQADTEVCVAHNGSLIPVKGKDIMVQAWYQGGVSVWDFTNSAKPKEIAYFERGPVTTDRVTTAGPWSAYYYNGYIYSNDIAKGFDVLKLDDRRTDPAKKVRVRELNVQTQPDYFD from the coding sequence GTGACCCTGTTGAAAGATCCCCGAACGCGGCACAGACGCCTTGGAGTTGCCGCCGCCGCGGCCGGACTCCTGGCCACCCTGCTGACCGCGGGCCCCGCGGCCGCGACCCCCGACCCGGGGGACGGTCCGACGGTGCCGGAGAAGATCTCCAAGAGTGTGCGGACCCAGGTCGAGGAAGCACTGGCCGAGGGCGAGATACCCGGGGTGGACGAGATCGTCCACTCCGACAACATCACACACCTCACCAACATCCCCAAGGACGCGCTGCCCGGCACCAACTCGGACCTCGCCTTCCAGGGGAAGTACGCCTTCTCCGGCAACTACGACGGCTTCCGCGTCTTCGACATCAGCAACCCGAAGGCCCCGAAGACCGTCGCCCAGGTACTGTGCCCCGGCGGCCAGAACGACATCTCCGTCTCCGGGAACCTGCTCTTCCTGTCCACCGACTCCTCGCGCAGCGACAGCAGTTGCAACAGCGTCTCGCAGCCCGCGACCGAGAAGTCGTCGTGGGAGGGCATGAAGATCTTCGACATCACGGACAAGGCGAACCCGAAGTACGTCGCCGCCGTGGAGACCGCCTGCGGCTCGCACACCCACACGCTGGTGCCCGAGCGCAAGAACGTCTACGTCTACGTCTCCTCGTACTCGCCGAGCGCCGCCTTCCCCGACTGCCAGCCGCCGCACGACGGCATCTCGATCATCAAGGTGCCTCGGAACGCCCCCGAGAAGGCGGCGGTTGTCGGCTTCCCGGTGCTGTTCCCCGGTGAGGGCCCCGACGGCGGCGGCAACCCCGGCTCGCCCACCAACCCCGGCGTCTCCAAGACCACCGGCTGCCACGACATCACCGTGCTGCCCTCCAAGGACCTCGCGGCGGGCGCCTGCATGGGCGACGGCATCCTGTTCTCCATCAAGGACCCGGAGCACCCGAAGGTCATCGACCAGGTCCAGGACAACGTCAACTTCGCGTTCTGGCACTCGGCGACCTTCAACCAGAAGGCCGACAAGGTCGTCTTCACCGACGAGTTGGGCGGCGGCGGAGCGGCCACCTGCAACGCGCAGATCGGGCCGAACCGCGGGGCCGACGGCATCTACGACATCGTTGGCAAGGGCGACAAGCGCAAGCTCGTCTTCAAGAGCTACTTCAAGATCCCCCGCTACCAGGCGGACACCGAGGTCTGCGTGGCCCACAACGGCTCGCTGATCCCGGTCAAGGGCAAGGACATCATGGTCCAGGCCTGGTACCAGGGTGGTGTCTCCGTCTGGGACTTCACCAACTCCGCGAAGCCCAAGGAGATCGCCTACTTCGAGCGCGGCCCGGTGACCACCGACCGCGTCACGACAGCCGGCCCCTGGTCGGCGTACTACTACAACGGTTACATCTACTCCAACGACATCGCCAAGGGCTTCGACGTCCTGAAGCTCGACGACCGGCGCACGGATCCAGCCAAGAAGGTCCGCGTGCGCGAGCTGAACGTCCAGACGCAGCCGGACTACTTCGACTGA
- a CDS encoding HAD family hydrolase — MAAVLFDFSGTLFRIESTEAWLRAVLAEHGVVLPEPDVALSARALEAAGALPGGAAPERLPEELAAVWGIRDESAELHRAAYTGVARQVPLPDPALYDALYERHMTPGAWTPYADAVEVLGVLRERGISVGVVSNIGWDLRPVFREHGLDPYVDAYVLSYEHGVQKPDPRLFTVACDALGVVPDDVLMVGDDRRADGGAAALGCAVHFVDHLPVSQRPHGLRPVLDLIG, encoded by the coding sequence ATGGCTGCCGTACTGTTCGACTTCTCCGGGACCCTCTTCCGTATCGAGTCCACCGAGGCCTGGTTGCGCGCCGTGCTCGCCGAGCACGGTGTGGTCCTGCCGGAGCCCGACGTGGCTCTGTCGGCGCGGGCGCTGGAGGCGGCGGGGGCGCTGCCGGGCGGGGCCGCTCCGGAGCGGTTGCCGGAGGAGCTGGCCGCCGTGTGGGGGATCCGCGACGAGAGCGCCGAGCTGCACAGGGCCGCGTACACCGGGGTCGCCCGGCAAGTGCCGCTTCCGGACCCGGCGTTGTACGACGCGCTGTACGAGCGGCACATGACGCCGGGCGCGTGGACCCCGTACGCAGACGCGGTCGAGGTGCTGGGTGTGCTGCGGGAGCGCGGGATCTCCGTCGGGGTGGTCAGCAACATCGGCTGGGACCTGCGTCCCGTCTTCCGGGAGCACGGGCTGGACCCGTACGTCGACGCCTACGTCCTGTCGTACGAGCACGGCGTCCAGAAGCCGGACCCGCGCCTGTTCACGGTGGCCTGCGACGCTCTCGGCGTCGTCCCGGACGACGTGCTGATGGTCGGTGACGACCGGCGTGCGGACGGGGGCGCGGCGGCGCTGGGATGCGCGGTGCACTTCGTGGACCATCTGCCGGTGTCGCAACGGCCGCACGGACTACGGCCGGTACTGGACCTGATCGGCTGA
- a CDS encoding phosphatase PAP2 family protein → MRTSHPVPPLRQPARHPAVRVIAALTLSSVLLLVLVAVDWHPLVTLDGDIARATHRWAVDEPGLTHAFRILTDWVWDPLTMRLLVAAVTVWLVWRHSAWPLALWLVLACALGTALQQGLKAAVGRARPVWPDPVDSAHYAAFPSGHAMTATVVCGLLLWLLRRYGAGRVVWRTAVTVALVSVVGVGLTRIWLGVHWPSDVLGGWLLGALVVTLAVVSYERFESARERR, encoded by the coding sequence ATGCGCACCTCCCACCCTGTCCCCCCGCTCCGGCAGCCGGCCCGGCACCCGGCCGTCCGGGTCATCGCCGCCCTGACTCTTTCCTCCGTGCTGCTTCTGGTTTTGGTCGCGGTGGACTGGCACCCGCTGGTCACCCTCGACGGCGACATCGCGCGCGCCACCCACCGCTGGGCGGTCGACGAACCCGGGCTGACGCACGCCTTCCGAATCCTGACGGACTGGGTGTGGGACCCGCTGACGATGCGCCTGCTGGTCGCGGCCGTGACGGTGTGGCTGGTGTGGCGGCACTCGGCGTGGCCGCTCGCGCTCTGGCTGGTGCTCGCCTGTGCGCTGGGCACGGCGCTCCAGCAGGGGCTGAAGGCGGCGGTCGGCCGCGCCCGTCCCGTCTGGCCCGACCCCGTCGACTCCGCGCACTACGCGGCCTTCCCCTCCGGCCACGCCATGACCGCCACGGTGGTGTGCGGCCTCCTGCTGTGGCTGCTGCGCCGGTACGGCGCCGGACGCGTCGTGTGGCGTACGGCGGTCACCGTGGCGCTGGTCTCGGTCGTGGGCGTCGGCCTGACCCGGATCTGGCTCGGCGTCCACTGGCCGTCGGACGTGCTCGGCGGATGGCTCCTCGGGGCACTCGTGGTGACGCTGGCGGTGGTGTCGTACGAGCGGTTCGAGTCGGCGCGCGAACGGCGCTGA
- a CDS encoding M56 family metallopeptidase: MMVPAALLLLGALTAVVAPRLLARADWPDREPVVALWVWQCVVAAVLMCCALSMTLSAAAAWQAVRGHVFAPAPHEVVEAYVLGASRPWAATTAVALACGGLWTAAMLVREVVRARRRRRLRRTELLVRAPLLPGEEPRPDRLVVLEAERADAWWLPGTAPGLVVTTAALRRLKGRQLDAVLAHEQGHARARHDWLLHCSGALANGFPQVPVFASFRDEMHRLVELAADDMASRRFGRVTTALALVELNEDRGVFGPSPAPQAHVPLRVHRLLAAPDRLTAGRRLRLTAAGALVPVIPVLVAFVPGLRALG, from the coding sequence ATGATGGTCCCCGCGGCACTGCTGCTGCTCGGCGCGCTGACCGCCGTCGTCGCCCCGCGGCTGCTCGCCCGCGCGGACTGGCCGGACCGCGAACCGGTGGTCGCCCTGTGGGTGTGGCAGTGCGTGGTGGCCGCCGTGCTGATGTGCTGCGCGCTGTCGATGACGCTGAGCGCGGCGGCTGCCTGGCAGGCCGTGCGCGGCCATGTGTTCGCCCCGGCGCCGCACGAGGTCGTGGAGGCCTATGTCCTCGGCGCCTCCCGCCCCTGGGCCGCGACGACGGCCGTGGCGCTCGCCTGCGGTGGACTGTGGACCGCGGCGATGCTCGTCCGCGAGGTCGTACGGGCGCGCAGGCGGCGCAGGCTTCGGCGTACCGAACTCCTCGTCCGGGCCCCGCTGTTGCCCGGCGAGGAGCCGCGACCCGACCGGCTCGTGGTCCTGGAGGCCGAGCGTGCCGACGCCTGGTGGCTGCCCGGCACCGCGCCCGGGCTGGTCGTCACCACGGCCGCGCTGCGCCGCCTCAAGGGACGTCAGCTGGACGCCGTGCTCGCCCACGAGCAGGGGCACGCGCGGGCCCGGCACGACTGGCTGCTGCACTGCTCGGGAGCGCTGGCGAACGGGTTTCCGCAGGTGCCGGTCTTCGCCTCGTTCCGGGACGAGATGCACCGGCTGGTGGAACTCGCCGCCGACGACATGGCCTCCCGCCGCTTCGGCCGGGTGACGACCGCTCTCGCGCTGGTCGAACTCAACGAGGACCGGGGTGTGTTCGGCCCGTCCCCGGCCCCGCAGGCCCATGTCCCGCTGCGCGTCCACCGGCTGCTGGCCGCACCGGACCGGCTGACGGCGGGCCGAAGGCTCCGGCTGACGGCGGCTGGGGCCCTGGTGCCGGTGATCCCGGTGCTGGTGGCGTTCGTACCGGGGCTGCGGGCACTCGGGTAG
- a CDS encoding DUF5134 domain-containing protein, with the protein MHGPASPGWLLVALCAATGGYCLLRMRSTVEEQRRAAGGEALMGFGMAAMAVPAAVIAPPRWAWLVYAAVFGAAALRALWAARTGPHHLHHLMGASAMAYMAAVMATAPGHHHASGGSGVPLLTTALLVYFTGYVLLSGVRLVSVPVLAVGGGGGTGSLGWGDRPELARACRLSMGIATVAMLITL; encoded by the coding sequence GTGCACGGTCCGGCTTCGCCCGGGTGGCTGCTGGTCGCGCTGTGCGCGGCGACCGGGGGGTACTGCCTGCTGCGGATGCGCAGCACCGTCGAGGAACAGCGCCGGGCCGCGGGCGGCGAGGCGCTGATGGGCTTCGGCATGGCCGCGATGGCCGTGCCCGCCGCCGTAATCGCACCACCGCGCTGGGCCTGGCTGGTGTACGCGGCCGTCTTCGGCGCGGCGGCGCTGCGCGCCCTGTGGGCGGCGCGCACCGGGCCGCACCATCTGCACCACCTGATGGGCGCTTCCGCCATGGCCTACATGGCTGCCGTGATGGCCACCGCACCCGGTCACCACCACGCGTCCGGCGGCTCCGGAGTCCCCCTGCTGACGACGGCACTGCTCGTCTACTTCACCGGGTACGTCCTGCTGTCCGGCGTCCGTCTGGTGTCCGTACCGGTCCTGGCCGTCGGCGGTGGAGGCGGGACGGGCTCGCTCGGCTGGGGCGACCGGCCCGAACTGGCGCGCGCCTGCCGGCTGTCCATGGGCATCGCGACAGTCGCCATGCTGATCACGCTCTGA
- a CDS encoding VOC family protein — protein MVHVLSSRVLLRPVDPERSRVFYGEHLGLAVHREFGTGPERGTVYFLGGGFLELSGRTEEPSSPPVRLWLQVADVRAAHDELASRGVEILRPPVQEPWGLVEMWIADPDGTRIVLVEVPADHPLRYRPGI, from the coding sequence ATGGTGCATGTACTGAGCAGCCGGGTTCTCCTCCGTCCCGTCGACCCGGAGCGCTCCCGGGTCTTCTACGGCGAACACCTGGGGCTCGCCGTGCACCGCGAGTTCGGTACGGGGCCCGAGCGCGGGACGGTCTACTTCCTCGGCGGCGGGTTCCTTGAGCTCTCGGGCCGGACCGAGGAGCCCTCGTCGCCGCCCGTACGCCTGTGGTTGCAGGTGGCTGACGTCAGGGCCGCGCACGACGAACTGGCGTCCCGGGGCGTCGAGATCCTCCGGCCTCCGGTGCAGGAGCCGTGGGGGCTCGTCGAGATGTGGATCGCGGACCCGGACGGCACGCGAATCGTGCTGGTGGAGGTACCGGCGGACCATCCGCTGCGGTACCGGCCCGGTATCTGA
- a CDS encoding GNAT family N-acetyltransferase, whose protein sequence is MDTAATGPTFRDATEADVDTLVALIESAYRGDSSRAGWTTEADILEGQRSDAQGVLDVVKSADSRMLTVEQDGRVVACCQLEHRGDHAYFGMFAVSPALQGAGLGKVIIAEAERAARETWGAREMHMTVISVRNDLIAWYERRGYRRTGEMSPFPYGDERFGVPQRDDLQFELLVKELV, encoded by the coding sequence ATGGACACCGCCGCCACCGGACCCACCTTCCGTGACGCCACCGAGGCCGACGTCGACACCCTTGTCGCGCTGATCGAGTCGGCGTACCGGGGCGACTCCAGCCGGGCCGGATGGACCACCGAGGCGGACATCCTCGAAGGGCAGCGGAGCGACGCACAGGGCGTACTCGACGTCGTCAAGTCCGCCGACAGCCGCATGCTGACCGTCGAACAGGACGGCCGGGTGGTCGCCTGCTGTCAGCTCGAACACCGCGGCGACCACGCCTACTTCGGCATGTTCGCGGTCAGCCCGGCCCTCCAGGGCGCGGGCCTCGGCAAGGTGATCATCGCCGAGGCGGAGCGCGCGGCGCGCGAGACCTGGGGCGCGCGCGAGATGCACATGACCGTGATCTCCGTACGGAACGACCTCATCGCCTGGTACGAGCGGCGCGGCTACCGCCGTACGGGGGAGATGAGCCCCTTCCCGTACGGCGACGAGCGGTTCGGCGTGCCGCAGCGTGACGATCTGCAGTTCGAGCTGTTGGTGAAGGAACTGGTGTGA
- a CDS encoding glycerophosphodiester phosphodiesterase: MNFLTIGHRGIMGVEPENTLRSFVAAEQAGLDMIELDLRLSRDGTLVVMHDADLDRTTDGTGPVADKTLAELRTLDAGRDERVPVFEEVLDAVRVPLQAEVKDAAAARALAEVLERRELTARVEVSSFHEEAIAEITRLVPGVRTALIAGRYGTDVVDRATRAGASTVCLDIRRLTLEIVELARKSDLRIIGWVVNTQDHLRLARALQLDGATTDYPQIKRTGRFTA, from the coding sequence TTGAACTTCCTGACCATCGGGCACCGCGGAATCATGGGCGTGGAACCGGAGAACACCCTGCGTTCGTTCGTCGCCGCCGAACAGGCGGGCCTCGACATGATCGAACTCGACCTGCGTCTCAGCAGGGACGGCACCCTCGTCGTCATGCACGACGCCGACCTCGACCGCACGACGGACGGCACCGGGCCCGTCGCCGACAAGACCCTCGCCGAGCTGCGCACCCTGGACGCGGGCCGTGACGAGCGCGTCCCGGTCTTCGAGGAGGTGCTGGACGCGGTCCGCGTACCGCTCCAGGCCGAGGTCAAGGACGCGGCGGCGGCCCGGGCGCTGGCCGAGGTGCTGGAGCGCCGGGAGCTGACCGCGCGGGTCGAGGTGTCCTCGTTCCACGAGGAGGCCATCGCCGAGATCACCCGCCTGGTGCCCGGGGTACGCACGGCGCTCATCGCCGGCCGCTACGGCACCGACGTCGTGGACCGCGCCACCCGCGCCGGGGCCTCGACCGTGTGCCTCGACATCCGCCGCCTCACCCTGGAGATCGTCGAACTGGCCAGGAAGTCGGACCTGCGGATCATCGGCTGGGTGGTGAACACCCAGGACCATCTGCGCCTCGCACGCGCCCTGCAACTGGACGGCGCGACCACCGACTACCCGCAGATCAAACGCACGGGCCGCTTCACCGCGTGA